AGCCCGGGCGACACGATCATCGACGACGACCTCGTCGGGATCATCCAGGGTGAGGTCGATCGCATGCGCCGCGCCGGGATCGACAAGATCCTCGTCGCCAGCCACCTCCAGGACATCACCAACGAGCTCGAGCTCGTCACCCAGCTGAACCACGTCGACGCCGTGATCGGCGGCGGCGGCGGCGAGGACATCTCGGCGAGCTACCCGCTCGTCGCCAACGACGTCGACGGCACGCCCGTCCCCGTCGTGACGGTCCCCGGGGACTACGACGACGTCGGCCGGCTCGTGCTCGAGTTCGACCGACGCGGCAACGTCACCGGGTTCAGCGGCGGGCTCGTGCCCGTGACGGCCGACCTGCCGCAGAACTGGTTCATCCGGCGCCACGTCGAGCAGCCGGTGGAGCAGTACCTCCAGGAGCTCGCCACCACCGTCGTCGCCACCAGCGAGGTCGGCCTCAACGGCGTGCGAGACGACGTCCGGAGCCGGGAGACGAACCTCGGCAGCATCATGGCCGACGCCCACCTGTCGGCCGCCCGGAGCCGGGCCGCGGAGTTCGGCGTGCCCGAACCCCAGGTGGCCCTGCAGAACGGCGGAGGCATCCGCAACAACTCGGTGATCCCCGCGGGTGACGTCACCGCGCTCGACACCTACGCCATCGCGGCGTTCAGCAACGCGATCAGCATCATCCCCGACGTGGCGCGGGCGGACCTCCGCGCCGCGGCCGAGCACGGCCTCGCCGGGCTCCCCGCGCCGGCGGGCAGCTTCGCCCACTGGGCGGGGGTGCGGATCGAGTACCGGGTCGACAACCCGATGGGCAGCAGGGTGGTGAACATGGTGCTCGCCGACGGCACCGAGATCGTGAGCGACGGCGTGGTCGTCGACGGCCCCGGCGTCACGGTGGCGACGATCGACTTCCTCGCCCAGGGCCAGGACGGCTACGACATGTTCGAGCCGTACGACTTCACCACCATCGGCGTCGCCTACCAGCAGTCGCTGGCGTCCTACCTGGCGTCGCTGGGCACGGTCACCGCCGAGCAGTACGCGGACCCGGCCGCCCCGGCCGATCGGGAGCGGATCGTCCCCCTCCCGTGATCTGAGCCGGTCGCGGGGCCCTCAGCAGGCGGGGCCCCGCGACCGGATCTCGGCCAGCTTCGTGGCCGCCTCCCGCAGCTCGTCGAGCCACGCCGACTCGTTGGCGCCGACCAGGCGGACGCACCAGGCGAGCGCCTCGGAGCGGCTGCGGGCGATGCCGCCCTCGATGAGCAGGTCGAGGACGTGGCGCTCCTCGACCCGCAGGCGCGTCATGACCGGCACCGACAGGTGGGAGAACCGCACCAGCTGGTCGTCGACGCGCACGGCCCACGAGACGGCGCGGTCGTAGCGCACCTCGGCGGGACGGGCGATGGCGACGCGCGCGTCACGGGTGGCCTCCCGGAAGCGCTTGGGCGAGGTGCCCGCCGCGAGCCGGCCGACGACGAGCAGCTCCTCGCGGTCGGCGATCACCTCGAGTGGGCCCTCGAACCACCCGTCGGGCACGTGCTCGGTGAACCACTCCACGGCATCGGCGACGACGTCCATGTGCCCTCCAGGTGACGGG
This portion of the Actinomarinicola tropica genome encodes:
- a CDS encoding bifunctional metallophosphatase/5'-nucleotidase, translated to MQHPSSGRRSRRMLVAILAALLVSAGAVSPVDAGGRGGGGHGPGHGPGHGRPDRPDFVLTVLHNNDGESDLFGPADDPEAGTISRFGHLVQRLRWQATGGPFGGWGWFGTKRGVVTISAGDNFLAGAEWQASLDRGVPYYDAVALDHLDSDAFVIGNHEFDFGPEVLANFIQSFRGRDDVFLSANLDFSQEPSLQTLVDQGRIRPSVVVRERGERIGIIGVTTPELDEVSSPGDTIIDDDLVGIIQGEVDRMRRAGIDKILVASHLQDITNELELVTQLNHVDAVIGGGGGEDISASYPLVANDVDGTPVPVVTVPGDYDDVGRLVLEFDRRGNVTGFSGGLVPVTADLPQNWFIRRHVEQPVEQYLQELATTVVATSEVGLNGVRDDVRSRETNLGSIMADAHLSAARSRAAEFGVPEPQVALQNGGGIRNNSVIPAGDVTALDTYAIAAFSNAISIIPDVARADLRAAAEHGLAGLPAPAGSFAHWAGVRIEYRVDNPMGSRVVNMVLADGTEIVSDGVVVDGPGVTVATIDFLAQGQDGYDMFEPYDFTTIGVAYQQSLASYLASLGTVTAEQYADPAAPADRERIVPLP